From Candidatus Sphingomonas colombiensis, one genomic window encodes:
- a CDS encoding 2Fe-2S iron-sulfur cluster-binding protein produces the protein MPKLIVVTRDGEERELDGEAGLSVMEVIRDGGIDEILALCGGCCSCATCHIHVDPEFAAKLPALSEDENDLLDSSSDRDENSRLSCQIPFTAELDGLKVRIAEED, from the coding sequence ATGCCGAAGCTTATCGTCGTGACGCGGGATGGGGAAGAGCGCGAGCTGGACGGCGAAGCGGGTCTGTCGGTGATGGAAGTGATCCGCGATGGCGGCATCGATGAAATCCTGGCGCTGTGCGGGGGCTGCTGCAGCTGCGCCACCTGCCACATCCACGTCGACCCGGAATTTGCTGCCAAACTGCCCGCGCTGAGCGAGGACGAGAACGATCTTCTCGATTCGTCGAGCGATCGTGACGAGAATTCGCGCCTGTCGTGCCAGATTCCGTTCACCGCCGAGCTGGACGGGCTGAAGGTACGGATCGCCGAAGAGGACTGA
- a CDS encoding ATP-binding protein translates to MATVLGWRFVSAMTRVERFNEELADKVETARRETAAALRRQHELELAGSRMAERIDLVRNLHDGMGATLVNNIAVLEHGERAIPEGRFLSILRELREELRLIIDTTTGAQGADRPLAEWIAPLRSRLTLLCENQGIKCRWRLDETENHLLPFAQSLDITRVVQEAVTNALRHSGANAIDVALESCGTGLTLTVCDNGRGFDPACVRDQGLGLQSMASRAARLGGLLDIRSARDGTAITLRIGEARRERLNE, encoded by the coding sequence GTGGCGACGGTGCTTGGCTGGCGCTTCGTGTCGGCGATGACGCGCGTTGAACGGTTCAATGAGGAACTGGCCGACAAGGTCGAGACGGCAAGGCGGGAGACGGCCGCCGCGCTCAGACGCCAGCACGAACTCGAACTTGCCGGCAGCCGGATGGCCGAGCGTATCGACCTTGTGCGCAACCTGCACGACGGCATGGGGGCCACGCTGGTCAACAATATCGCGGTGCTGGAGCATGGCGAACGTGCGATTCCTGAAGGGCGCTTCCTTTCGATCTTGAGGGAATTGCGCGAGGAACTGCGCCTGATCATCGACACCACCACCGGTGCGCAGGGGGCCGACCGGCCGCTGGCGGAATGGATAGCGCCGCTGCGATCACGGCTGACATTGCTGTGCGAAAACCAGGGCATAAAGTGCCGATGGCGGCTCGATGAAACGGAAAATCACTTGCTGCCCTTTGCACAGAGCCTCGATATCACGCGCGTCGTGCAGGAAGCGGTGACCAATGCACTCCGACACAGTGGCGCGAACGCGATTGATGTTGCGCTGGAATCGTGCGGCACCGGGCTGACGCTGACCGTTTGCGACAATGGGCGTGGCTTCGATCCGGCATGCGTGCGTGATCAGGGGCTTGGTCTGCAGAGCATGGCCTCGCGCGCGGCGCGACTTGGCGGATTGCTCGATATCCGGTCCGCGCGCGATGGTACCGCAATTACCCTCAGAATCGGGGAAGCGCGCCGTGAAAGACTTAACGAATAG
- a CDS encoding 7TM diverse intracellular signaling domain-containing protein has protein sequence MVSCLRWLVCLVLALATADGAAAKDRPFAFRTIEAARSGWNAATPPTSGWERVALPDDWSRRWPGFDGVVWYRLTWRQEDASRPVALMIDYWTLAGAAYLNGQLLERDPQLVEPLSRSWNAPRRWQLSPPMLREGANVLLVRVSGHAVYQPGLGPATLGDPALISARYDAAQIVRRALPTFNLGITVALASFFLAIWLMRRRETAYGWYSMATFAWAGYSLNLVARSPWPFATSDGWARTTIIFLLLFAVSHCLFILRFLDRRYPRAEMLSWAGFAAGAALLIAVPHGLIGATRVAMSGAAFATYLWRGPVFLCANRAQPAHRPLGAQRQQCVDDRCGRA, from the coding sequence GTGGTTTCCTGCCTTAGGTGGCTCGTCTGCCTGGTCCTTGCGCTCGCGACGGCCGACGGGGCCGCCGCGAAGGATCGGCCCTTTGCTTTCCGGACGATCGAGGCGGCGCGTTCCGGCTGGAATGCGGCGACGCCGCCGACTTCGGGATGGGAGCGCGTCGCGCTGCCCGATGACTGGTCGCGGCGCTGGCCCGGCTTCGACGGCGTCGTCTGGTACCGGCTGACATGGCGACAGGAGGATGCGTCGCGCCCCGTGGCGCTGATGATCGATTACTGGACGCTCGCCGGAGCGGCCTATCTCAATGGGCAACTGCTCGAGCGCGACCCCCAGCTTGTCGAACCGCTCTCGCGGTCGTGGAATGCGCCGCGGCGATGGCAACTCTCGCCGCCGATGCTGCGCGAGGGGGCTAATGTCCTGCTCGTGCGGGTGTCGGGCCATGCCGTCTATCAACCAGGCCTCGGTCCGGCGACGCTTGGCGATCCGGCGCTAATATCCGCCCGTTACGACGCTGCGCAGATTGTGCGGCGGGCGCTGCCGACCTTCAACCTCGGCATCACGGTCGCGTTGGCGTCCTTCTTCCTTGCGATCTGGCTGATGCGGCGGCGCGAGACAGCCTATGGCTGGTACAGCATGGCGACCTTTGCTTGGGCGGGTTATTCGCTGAATCTCGTCGCGCGAAGTCCGTGGCCGTTCGCGACGAGCGACGGATGGGCGCGGACGACGATCATCTTCCTGCTGCTGTTTGCGGTCAGCCACTGCCTTTTTATTCTTCGCTTCCTCGATCGCCGCTATCCGCGCGCAGAGATGCTGTCGTGGGCGGGTTTTGCCGCCGGAGCGGCGCTTCTGATCGCCGTGCCGCACGGCCTGATCGGCGCCACACGGGTGGCAATGTCGGGCGCGGCCTTTGCGACCTACTTGTGGCGCGGTCCTGTTTTTCTTTGTGCAAACCGTGCGCAGCCGGCGCATCGACCATTGGGTGCTCAACGTCAGCAATGCGTTGACGATCGCTGCGGGCGCGCATGA
- a CDS encoding MarR family transcriptional regulator translates to MIELNRTFLGRLSEQLSELIEQQSAEVFKRAGLIIPVKSSSLLGAIATLGPVSVADLVRALGRSHQLIQQKIPKLVTLGLVTRHPDPDDQRIILIEMTDKGREQLALLDSLDAEFERAYAEMEEDAGPVFDTINRAIVSLRSRPLIERIII, encoded by the coding sequence ATGATTGAGCTGAACCGCACCTTTCTGGGGCGCCTGAGCGAGCAGTTGAGCGAACTGATCGAGCAACAGTCGGCCGAGGTCTTCAAGCGTGCAGGCCTGATCATTCCGGTCAAATCTTCGTCCCTGTTGGGTGCGATCGCGACACTCGGTCCGGTCTCGGTCGCGGATCTGGTGCGGGCGCTTGGCCGCTCGCATCAGCTTATTCAACAAAAGATCCCGAAGCTGGTGACTCTCGGCCTGGTCACGCGTCATCCCGACCCCGACGATCAACGCATCATCCTGATCGAGATGACGGACAAGGGACGCGAGCAATTGGCGTTGCTCGATAGTCTGGATGCGGAGTTTGAACGCGCCTACGCCGAGATGGAGGAGGACGCCGGCCCGGTGTTCGACACGATAAATCGCGCGATCGTTTCTCTCAGGTCTCGTCCATTGATCGAACGCATAATCATCTGA
- a CDS encoding response regulator transcription factor: MIDPAPDIDEPMLPAPLLLVEDQAMMHIRLRCILEEMGYCRDALSFATTIAEARRLIDEQPFAMAFIDVGLPDGNGIDLIEFLHGRDPALPILVISAWSEEHIIMRALRSGATGYLLKERDDIEIKLSIRSILRGGAPIDPFVARHILSTFSSSAAAAVGPGGASASASQSVLTPREVEILNLVSKGLTNKEIAGIVSLSRFTVECHVRNIYKKLAVRSRTEAIFEARVRGFLP; the protein is encoded by the coding sequence TTGATCGATCCTGCGCCAGACATTGACGAGCCGATGCTTCCCGCGCCGCTCCTGCTGGTCGAGGATCAGGCGATGATGCACATCCGGCTGCGGTGCATTCTCGAAGAGATGGGGTATTGCCGGGATGCGCTGTCCTTTGCGACGACGATCGCCGAGGCAAGGCGATTGATCGACGAACAGCCTTTCGCAATGGCGTTCATCGATGTGGGGCTGCCCGATGGCAATGGCATCGATCTGATCGAATTTCTGCACGGTCGCGATCCGGCGCTTCCGATCCTCGTGATATCGGCCTGGAGCGAAGAGCATATTATCATGCGGGCGCTTCGTTCGGGCGCCACAGGCTATCTGCTGAAAGAGCGCGACGATATCGAGATCAAGCTGTCGATACGCAGCATCCTGCGCGGCGGTGCACCCATCGATCCCTTCGTCGCCCGGCATATCCTGTCGACCTTCAGTTCGTCGGCAGCAGCGGCCGTGGGGCCCGGCGGTGCATCGGCGAGTGCGTCGCAATCGGTGCTGACACCGCGCGAGGTCGAGATATTAAACCTCGTCAGCAAGGGGCTGACCAACAAGGAAATCGCCGGGATCGTTTCGCTTTCGCGCTTCACGGTCGAATGCCATGTCCGGAATATCTACAAAAAACTGGCGGTCCGATCCCGCACCGAGGCGATTTTCGAGGCGCGCGTGCGTGGTTTCCTGCCTTAG
- a CDS encoding DNA-3-methyladenine glycosylase 2 family protein, whose translation MGLSEAQLRSGIDALGAIEPKFVIALARVGYPAPRIRDRGYATLLRTIVGQQVSVKAADAVWRKLEAQVGDPTDPAIIARASDEDLRGCGFSRQKSGYARSLADEVLSGRLDLANLPADDEEAIADLIRVKGIGRWSAEIYLLFAEGRADIWPAGDLAVQIEVGRILGHETRPSEKLTRELAEAWRPHRGAAAIFTWHHYGAGADAAPV comes from the coding sequence ATGGGGCTGAGCGAGGCGCAACTTCGTTCCGGCATCGACGCGCTGGGGGCGATCGAGCCGAAATTCGTCATCGCGCTGGCCCGCGTGGGCTATCCCGCGCCGCGGATTCGCGATCGCGGCTATGCCACTTTGTTGCGCACGATCGTGGGGCAGCAGGTGAGCGTAAAGGCCGCCGACGCCGTATGGCGCAAGCTGGAGGCGCAGGTCGGCGACCCGACGGACCCGGCGATCATCGCACGCGCCAGCGATGAGGATTTGCGCGGCTGCGGCTTCTCGCGCCAGAAATCGGGCTATGCGCGCAGCCTCGCCGACGAGGTGTTGAGCGGGCGACTCGATCTGGCCAACCTGCCCGCCGATGATGAGGAAGCGATCGCCGACCTGATTCGTGTGAAGGGCATCGGTCGCTGGTCGGCGGAAATCTATTTGCTGTTCGCGGAAGGCCGGGCTGATATCTGGCCGGCTGGCGATCTGGCGGTGCAGATCGAGGTCGGGCGCATCCTCGGCCACGAAACCCGCCCAAGCGAGAAACTGACCCGCGAACTGGCCGAGGCATGGCGCCCCCATCGCGGCGCGGCGGCGATCTTCACCTGGCACCATTATGGTGCAGGAGCTGATGCCGCGCCGGTCTGA
- a CDS encoding M20/M25/M40 family metallo-hydrolase — MRHLLLAAAAVIAVPYQALGQDQAATARIIDEGMSHSQVMLTAQHLSDVIGPRLTNSPAIRKAEEWTQAKYREWGLKNVHKEGYPFGRGWWIEKSSVRMITPRPIQLTAIPIAWTPPTQGTISAPIFVAPMKRERDFAQYKGKLAGKIVLVSQPGTGSESGKAPFHRYTGEELAKLDEFEQPKYDPDADKRTLERADFEKQRDAFLKQEGALAYATISYRDGMLLHGEGYMFEAGKSPALPGVQIAAEDYRRLARLAKIGEAPTLEIMSATHYDDSDVNAYNIFAEIPGTDPKAGYVMAGAHLDSWVAGDGATDNGAGSAMIMEAARILSALGVRPKRTIRFALWTGEEQALLGSLAWVEKNLATRGGPNDPPLTGERRYFEWPKRWPINKQPGYDALAGYFNIDNGSGKLRGIYAENNPAAARIFAEWMAPFRSMGMTQVAVAPTEGTDHVFMQAVGAPGFQFIQDPLDYETRTHHSSADTFDHLKAEDMRQGSTILAAFLLNAANAEKPLPRPPLPTKPAVTDPFAYPDNN, encoded by the coding sequence ATGCGGCATCTATTGCTCGCGGCGGCGGCGGTCATCGCCGTGCCGTATCAGGCTCTCGGACAGGATCAGGCGGCGACCGCGCGAATCATCGATGAGGGCATGAGCCATTCGCAGGTGATGCTCACCGCGCAGCATCTGAGCGACGTGATCGGCCCGCGCCTCACCAATTCACCCGCGATCCGCAAGGCAGAGGAATGGACCCAGGCGAAATATCGCGAATGGGGGCTGAAGAACGTCCATAAGGAAGGCTATCCGTTCGGTCGCGGCTGGTGGATCGAGAAATCGAGCGTGCGGATGATCACGCCGCGCCCGATCCAGCTCACCGCGATCCCGATCGCCTGGACTCCGCCGACGCAAGGCACGATCAGCGCGCCGATCTTCGTCGCGCCGATGAAGCGTGAACGGGATTTCGCGCAATATAAGGGCAAGCTCGCCGGCAAGATCGTGCTGGTCTCACAGCCGGGCACCGGATCGGAGAGCGGTAAGGCGCCTTTCCATCGCTACACCGGCGAGGAACTGGCGAAGCTCGATGAGTTCGAACAGCCGAAATACGATCCCGATGCCGACAAGCGCACGCTGGAACGCGCGGATTTCGAGAAGCAGCGCGACGCTTTCCTGAAGCAGGAGGGCGCGCTGGCCTATGCCACGATCTCCTATCGCGACGGCATGCTGCTGCACGGCGAAGGCTATATGTTCGAGGCCGGGAAATCGCCCGCGTTGCCCGGCGTGCAGATCGCGGCGGAGGATTATCGCCGGCTCGCGCGGCTGGCGAAGATCGGCGAAGCGCCCACGCTCGAGATCATGAGCGCGACGCATTATGACGACAGCGACGTCAACGCGTACAACATTTTCGCGGAAATCCCCGGCACCGATCCCAAGGCGGGCTATGTCATGGCCGGCGCGCATCTCGATAGCTGGGTGGCGGGCGACGGCGCGACCGACAATGGCGCCGGCTCGGCGATGATCATGGAGGCGGCGCGCATCCTCTCTGCGCTCGGCGTGCGACCGAAGCGGACGATTCGCTTCGCGCTGTGGACCGGCGAGGAGCAGGCGCTGCTCGGCAGCCTTGCGTGGGTGGAGAAGAATCTCGCGACGCGCGGCGGCCCGAATGATCCGCCGCTGACCGGCGAGCGGCGCTATTTCGAATGGCCGAAGCGCTGGCCGATCAACAAGCAGCCCGGCTATGATGCGCTCGCGGGCTATTTCAACATCGATAACGGCTCGGGCAAGCTGCGTGGCATCTATGCGGAGAACAATCCGGCGGCGGCCAGGATCTTCGCCGAATGGATGGCGCCGTTCCGCTCGATGGGGATGACGCAGGTGGCGGTCGCGCCGACCGAAGGGACCGATCACGTCTTCATGCAGGCGGTCGGCGCGCCGGGCTTCCAGTTCATTCAAGACCCGCTCGATTACGAGACCCGCACGCATCATTCGTCGGCCGACACCTTCGATCACCTTAAGGCGGAGGATATGCGGCAGGGATCGACGATCCTCGCCGCCTTTCTGCTGAATGCGGCCAATGCCGAAAAGCCCTTGCCCCGGCCGCCGCTGCCGACCAAGCCGGCGGTGACTGATCCCTTTGCTTATCCGGATAACAATTAA
- a CDS encoding S41 family peptidase, whose product MQYIAQYIALIGVAMFSRAFISVLALAALAPETVFAQALDQKAQREVVSDLKVALRQNYVFPERIPAISAELDRRVQSGSIDAAPFAAALAQGMVKASKDLHFSVAFDPAGVAADRRAKAGGEATTQAQRDSERAANFGFRDARRLDGGLAYIRFDFFADPQYALETAAGAMRFAEGAKGLIFDLRYNNGGVLEMAQFLMSYLYPAGKEQEFFDYNYNDKGIRVARGQWSLAAVPGQRSADIPVVVLTGSTSFSSAEWMAFSLQRLGRATVIGERTAGGAHPVTRVPIDDRFMLQVPVGQIRDPVHRQDFEGVGVTPDLAVPASGALLAAQKFLLQSRAQAGDADAKWALVPIEFAIAGQVPSTADLDDAVGVYEGRTLVRTSTGIAYHWRDRFVLALVPIGKDLFAVQGTDDYRFRLARVNGVVTGLERVEKSGETETYRRLN is encoded by the coding sequence ATGCAATATATTGCGCAATATATTGCATTGATAGGAGTGGCGATGTTTTCTCGGGCTTTCATATCCGTGCTGGCGCTCGCTGCTCTGGCTCCAGAAACGGTCTTCGCGCAGGCGCTGGATCAAAAGGCGCAGCGAGAAGTCGTTTCTGACCTCAAGGTGGCGCTGCGGCAGAACTATGTTTTTCCCGAGCGTATCCCTGCCATATCTGCTGAGTTGGACAGGCGGGTCCAATCGGGGTCGATCGACGCCGCGCCGTTCGCTGCCGCTCTCGCCCAAGGGATGGTCAAGGCGAGCAAGGATCTGCATTTCTCGGTGGCTTTCGATCCTGCCGGCGTCGCCGCTGATCGCCGCGCGAAAGCAGGCGGCGAGGCAACCACCCAAGCACAGCGCGACAGCGAGCGAGCAGCCAACTTCGGCTTTCGCGACGCTCGCCGGTTGGACGGGGGGCTGGCCTACATCCGGTTCGACTTCTTCGCCGACCCGCAATATGCGCTGGAAACAGCGGCAGGTGCCATGCGATTTGCCGAAGGTGCCAAGGGACTCATCTTCGACCTTCGCTACAACAACGGCGGCGTCCTGGAGATGGCGCAGTTCCTGATGAGCTACCTCTACCCGGCGGGTAAGGAGCAGGAGTTCTTCGACTATAATTACAATGACAAAGGGATTCGCGTGGCGCGCGGCCAATGGAGTCTGGCAGCCGTGCCCGGTCAACGTTCGGCGGATATTCCAGTCGTGGTTCTGACCGGATCGACATCCTTTTCTTCCGCGGAATGGATGGCGTTTTCGCTGCAGCGGCTCGGTCGTGCAACCGTGATCGGCGAACGGACCGCCGGCGGCGCGCATCCGGTCACCCGCGTGCCGATCGACGATCGCTTCATGCTGCAGGTGCCGGTCGGACAGATCCGGGATCCGGTTCACCGGCAGGATTTCGAGGGCGTCGGCGTGACCCCTGATCTCGCCGTGCCGGCGTCAGGCGCCTTGCTGGCGGCGCAGAAGTTCCTGCTGCAGAGCCGGGCACAAGCAGGCGACGCGGACGCCAAATGGGCTCTGGTTCCGATAGAATTCGCGATCGCTGGCCAGGTCCCAAGCACGGCGGACCTGGATGATGCGGTCGGAGTCTATGAAGGACGGACCCTCGTTCGTACCTCAACCGGCATCGCCTATCACTGGCGCGATCGCTTCGTGCTCGCGCTTGTTCCGATCGGGAAGGATCTGTTTGCGGTCCAGGGAACGGATGATTACCGGTTCCGACTGGCGCGCGTGAATGGCGTTGTCACCGGCCTGGAGCGTGTGGAGAAGTCTGGCGAGACGGAAACCTATCGGCGCCTGAATTGA
- the rlmB gene encoding 23S rRNA (guanosine(2251)-2'-O)-methyltransferase RlmB, translated as MARRGHRPSKPSGGRTRFWGRHAVIAALANPERVVRKMWGTREALAGLDLPSDLPVVFADVADLGRMVPSDAPHQGLVAEVDPLEEIWLGDLLEQGRGDRRPLVVLDQVTDPHNVGAIMRSAAAFDALGIVTQDRHAPPESGVLARSASGALETVPWVRVVNLARALEEIAEAGFWRIGLTGHASLTLGEAIGNERIAIVLGAEGEGMRQNTEAHCDQLAKLPISSKVESLNVSNAAAIALYAVAARG; from the coding sequence ATGGCCCGTCGTGGACACCGCCCCTCCAAGCCCAGTGGAGGCCGTACGCGCTTCTGGGGGCGTCACGCCGTTATCGCGGCGCTGGCCAACCCGGAACGCGTCGTGCGCAAGATGTGGGGCACGCGCGAGGCGCTGGCGGGGCTCGATCTGCCGTCGGATCTGCCGGTCGTCTTTGCCGATGTCGCCGATCTCGGCCGGATGGTGCCCAGCGACGCGCCGCATCAGGGGCTGGTGGCGGAAGTCGATCCGCTGGAGGAAATCTGGCTGGGCGATCTGCTCGAACAGGGGCGCGGCGATCGACGCCCGCTGGTGGTGCTCGATCAGGTGACGGATCCGCATAATGTCGGCGCGATCATGCGTTCGGCGGCGGCATTCGATGCGCTGGGCATCGTCACGCAGGATCGCCATGCGCCGCCGGAATCCGGGGTGCTGGCGCGATCCGCCTCAGGCGCGCTGGAAACCGTGCCATGGGTGCGGGTGGTGAACCTTGCCCGCGCGCTGGAGGAAATCGCCGAAGCCGGCTTCTGGCGCATCGGCCTGACCGGCCACGCCAGCCTGACGCTTGGCGAGGCGATCGGCAATGAGCGGATCGCGATCGTGCTGGGCGCGGAGGGCGAGGGAATGCGCCAGAATACCGAGGCGCATTGCGACCAGCTCGCCAAGCTGCCGATCTCGTCCAAGGTCGAGAGCCTGAACGTGTCGAACGCGGCGGCGATCGCGCTCTACGCGGTCGCGGCGCGGGGGTAG